aaagcaaatatttttctatattgtatcatcaaattttaatgaaaaatatcggGGGAACATGCCCAACCatctcattttgtagaattgccgtTCGTCAATTGCCGCGCTGccgttcggcaattgccgcctgATCTTATATAAGATTATTTTACTAAATGATCAAGTGTTTCTAAAAAGTGGGTACAgaatgccaaattttcaattttactatgggatagaaaaaaaacattccgtACTTGATGAAAATTCTTCCACAGGGAGTTTTATACTAGCAATCTTAATGATGATTGTAGTTTCGGAAACTGCATAActggtgattttttttagctaatGAACTTATACATAGTGGGATAAGAcaactttatttaaaatattaatgttTTGGAACATGGATCAAAAATTAAGGCAAGTGGTACCGTTGCAAACTGAgcttcaaatataaaatttgacaTAATAGAATAAACATTATTTAGgattatttttgatatatgtTCAGTGtatcgaaaataaaatttccccAGAGCCACTTGCTCCTTGTGCCGGTTAGTTGGCTGAAACTGAGAATCCCAATTctaaagttcaaaatgttcattttatctatcttcttcttctggcaaaatacattttcagacgTTCTCTGTGCATACTCATGGAGAAGACATTTGCGGATtcttttcagaacaaaaaataagaagagcaacaaaaaagtaaaagacGAATGGGACGATCAATGGAAAGAAAGAAGGAAAAGGAGAACTCGTAAAAAACGGGACGGGAAACCATCGGACACATAAAACACAGAGAAAAGGCGATGCTGAGAAGAGTTTTcgtggaagaagaaaaaagaagacgaagaagaaagAGAGCAACGGACAAAAACGGACGAATGCCCCGGAAATAATACACGAGTGCTCTGCGCCGGATGTCGACCGCTCGTTATTATGAATGCGTTTTTTCGCATCGTTGATGACATACCAACAGAGCAAAATAGGTGGACATGGGTTAAGAAAAGAGATGTACAGTTCATTAGGTTTTAATTGTTACGAAAGGGCATACATTTTCTGAAGCGACCTACAATACTAGAATTTTGAGCGTATAAAAGTCACAAAAGTCACTTAATCTCGCCTCGAACCGGCATGGTCACCTTCAATGTGAACCTTTATAGGTTTTTTGCGCATTCTGAAGGCTATAatactgatttcaaaaatatatgcaCGTTATCATTTGTAAAAGATCGATTATTGAAACTCTCACCAAATCCATCTGCCTAGTAAGTGCAATTCAtatattttcgagttttgagAATGCAGCtggattttcattttgagagCACAAAATCCTAGGAAAGCGAATGAATGTTTGATCTcagtattttttgattattttctgttGAGAGGTGTATTTGAAAGGGTTTAATGTTGTGCAATGTTTTTATAGcagtttatttgttttttaatgccAATATTTGCTTTGTCTTCTGTAATTTATAAAacatctataaaaaattgctgaTCCAGTTAAAAAGATCTTCATTATTCCTAAAACTGGGAAAAGTAAGGTACCGAAAATCTCTGATTCTTGATCTTCATTTCTAACTAGAAACCTCAAGATAGTCACCGATAAATATTCAAGTGAATtacgttttcttcttttttatctaGGAATTCCCTCCGCTCAGCTATTTTAACCCTAACAGGCCACCTtacgtttttcttcttttaattttcttcgCAGGAAAACTCATTTGGATGCGAACGAGCTTCTATTTTTTCTGGGTTTGTCTTGTGATTGGCCAGGCACCGGAGCATAACTGACGAGATGTCGGTTCCAGAAAATAAGCggagaaaaggaaaaaaaacgaagaaaagaatagaaaaaaggaaagtttGGTGAAGTGGCAAACGGGAAGAGTCCGTCAATTGTTGTCGAGAGGCGACCACATCCTTCTACTCTtcgttttcgaatttttggagcTTTTCGAATTGTGACAATGAAGGAATATGGATGGTGAAGAGCACAAGGGTgaccaaatattttattgaaacggaaaaaaatggaCAATGAATTTGgaatgtggaaaaattgggCAATTGTTGAAGTTGTCACATGGGTTTTGATATTTGGAAGTGAAAGATCCTCTTCGTAGATTGCTAGACGTTAATCCGAAACCGACATTAAAGATGAAGCAGCCAGCCTGGAAATGATATTTCCATGAAgtaaaagaaagaaaatgagaatatcTAATAAATAAAACACAAAGATCTATCGTTGTTTTTTATTCGGAATATCATGAAAAGATAAATCTAAACTTCAAATATAAATCAACCTTTGATTCTCAAATTGTCGGCAATATGGCTAACGTTGTCTGACCATGTATTGAAAATATGTAGTTCTTCGTCAACTCATGATAGAATGTTCGTCAAAACCAACAGAATAACATGTGAAAAGTGGGATGTAAATAAATTTAGTGACTCATCTAAGAAACTATCAGCAATAGCCGTTAGCGACTAGTGATATATGTCATAGCGTGCTAGTATTCTATTGACAGAATCGCATGAGTCATATTCACATTTGTAGAAGTATTTTATCAGAAACCTTCAGTTCCAACCGCTTTAAAATTCCCTGCCCAAATTGGTCGCGgaaagaaattttgttttaaatgaagaatgcttctttttttgacTAATCGCATAACTAATTTTGgtagaaattatttaaaaagagTACTTAATTTTATCATCAACTTTCCAGTTTCCAATTAATATAGTCTTGACATTTAATATTACTAACGCCCCCGAATGAATCTCTTTCACCCTACTCGTCACTTTTCTATCTCCACTGATTACCCTTATCACTGGACGTTTTCTTCTACTTAAACGAGCCGCCATCCATCACCGAATCATTAGATTTTCATTCTCTCAACCTTTTCGTTGGCACTTTTCTTCAAGtcaatattattttctgttttttgtttcagaaccATGCTCAAGCTTGCTTTCGTTACTTTCCTTTTTGCTTTGGCTTCTGCTAGACCACAAGATGTCGACTCTAATAGAGTTGTAGCTCTTCCACAGGACAACTTCGAAGTGACTGATATTGGTTTCGAGAAGATCAAGGCCGAGCCAGCTCCGGAAGTTGTGAACAATGATGCTTCATATGCCTACGCAGTTGATATTTCTGTTCCAACAACAGTTTCTCAAATGAACTGCCTCAAGACATCCAGATATGCAGCTGTTTTCATCAGAGGTTTCACTCCATTTGGATCTGGAGCATTCGACACAACTTCAGTCACTTCTATCAGAAATGCTTATTCTGCTGGATTGGGAATTGAGGTCTACATGACTCCACAACCACTTTCTTCTCTTCAAGGATACCAACAACTTGATGCTCTTTATAACGGACTTAACGGAAATGGAATCACCATCAGATCTGTCTGGATTCAGGTTAGCTATATacaagaaatataaaaaaccttgaacaattaaaagttaaattagttaaaatgTCATATgtgaaaaactggaaacaaTGTACACTTAAACATTAAAATCTTCTTTCCGgagattatttttcaattttcaactgataaGAAATTTAATTCTCGACGATTATAGTCTATACACTTGAACTCTTTCAGGTTACCTCCCCAGCCAACTGGCAGAAGTCTGCAACTACTAATGTGAACTTCCTCAACAGCATTATTTCACGAGCCAAGCAATACGGACTGACTGTCGGAATCTACACCAACCAATACGACTGGAGCCAAATTACTGGAAACTGGGCAACTTTGAGCTCTGATGTTCTTCTCTGGTATTGGCATGTTCTTGGAGGTGGTGTTACTGGAGAGACTCCAGCTACTTTCGATGACTTCCGTGCATTCGGATCTTTCAAGAAGGCTTCTGTTAAGCAATTTGCTCAAGTTGAGTCTGTCTGCTCTTTGACCGTCAATCGTGATGTTTACGTTGTTGGAATCCCAGCTGCTGCTTCATCGAAAAACACTGATTTTTTCACTCAAGAGGACATCAGCAGCAACAACAAAAAGATTGTTGTTGGAGGAGTCATTGGAGtctaaaatatttatgttGTGATCTCTTACCTATTTGTATTATTTCAATAAACAATCCTAgctttattaaaattttattttaaaaaatactgaaatataCCATATAACATACCAGATATATAccagaaattaaaatgaatgatcagtaaaattttaattgtgtCTTTTCGCATGACGATTTCACTTTATTTCTGAAGATTTTTGTGGAAATCGTTtctataaatataattttgaaaagtaaacatttaaaaagttaaaatagcCGTGGCATAAATGCTAATTGGCAGTGATTTCCTGTCCCTCACTAGGGAACggtcagaaggtgcccatcggacttgcatatgagacctatgccattcgatagcccatgtcttaaaacagttactcgtgaatttttagcggcaaaactcccgaaccaagctcacggcgggcTCTCAAAGATCTTAAAATAGCACTGTAAGGAAGAACTTTAACGATCTAACgaagcaattttccaatttcactttggtagctcatatctccgtagataaattttttacagaaaagtcatcaactgatAAGTTGTTGATTTTGTTGTAACAAACAAGTTTgtaattaaaagttttttaccacaaaatttttgtttgagataaAAGTGCGTGAAGTGCGGCAACTggtgttgttatttttatgctGCTATTCCGTTTCTAATGATTTTCtcgcaaacaaaaattttttggtaaaaaactttcaactacaaacttgttctttacaacaatatcaacaactttttagttgatgacttttctgtaaaaaatttatctacggagatatgagctaccaaagtgaaattcgaaaattgcttCGTTAGATCGTTAAAGTTCTTCCTTACAGTGCTATTTTAAGATCTTTGAGAgcccgccgtgagcttggttctggagttttgccgctaaaaattcacgagcaaccgttttaagacatgcACTATCGAATGGCATTGGTCTCATATGCAAGTCCGATGGGCAGcttctgacggttccctagtCAGCCGTGACTCCAGTTTATCTGAGAGGGTATAGGATAGAATATATTCAATATTACCCGCGTGGAAGGCTTGTTGAACTCAacgtaatttgaaaaaaagaaatcatttgttcaaaataattaaatctgaaaattaacataCGAAGAtgtttttgcactttttaagTTGCATTGACACCTAACGATAATATGCATTTAATCGCTTTTTACGCATTAATATCAATGTGTTTAACTTTCGTGACTTTTAGACTTTTTCTCTCCTTCAAGAAAATTCTTCTGCCGGCAAAATGATAACAGATGATAACAATTTTATTTGGGAAGAGATCATAAAACCGATAATAAGTTTAATAAATTAGTTTCCGACAAATCCTCCGACAACAATCTTTTCACCATCTGCCATATTGACTTCAGTCTTTGGAGCAGCAGCTGGAATTCCAACAGCATACACGTCACGATTCACAACCAAATTACAAACTGTTTCAACTTGAGCATACTGCTTCACTGAAGCCTTCTTGAATGGGCCGAAAGCACGGAAATCAGCAAAAGTTGGCTTTGTCTCTCCAGAAGTACCACCTCCAAGAACATTCCAATACCAGAGCATGACATTAGAATTGATATTCGCCGAATTTCCAGTAATCTGGCTCCAGTCATATTGGTTTGTGTAAATTCCAACAGAGAGACCATATTGTTGAGCACGGGAAATTATGCTGTTGATAAAGTTGACGTTGGCAGTTGGATTGTTTGGCCAGTTGGCAGGGGAAGTAACCtggaaaatttgtagtttagggaaataattatttaaatattatgttcgattttctgaaagataAGAAATACACAAACTCGTGAATGCTTGTGAATTGAGAGGAAGTAATGATAAAatacttttgagaaaattcataaatagaGGAGCAACTCTCTATGAAACTGAAACTATAGTAGTACCAGCCTCAAAATGAACTTGAgggaaattctaaatttaaactGTGTCTGAACTACTAACCTGAATCCAGACTGATCGGATAGTGATTCCATTATTGTTGAGTCCGTTATAAAGAAGATCAAGTTGTTGGTATCCTTGCCAGCTTGATATTGGCTGAGGAGTCATGTATGTCTCAATTCCCAATCCAGCTGAATAAGCATTTCTGATATTTCCAACACAATTTGAATCAAAAGCTCCATTTCCAGTTGGAACAAATCCACGGAGGAATACAACTTGATATTTTGCTTTCTTCAAACAATTCATTACTTGGACATTTGTTGGAAAGGAAAAATCGACAGCATTTCCCATTGAAGCGTCATTGTTAACAATTACTGGAGCTTCATTTGCTTCGGTATTTGCAATCGCAGCTTGGTTCGAGTCGATTTCTTGTGGTCTCGCAGAAGAGAGAACAAATAGGATAGTAAAAGAAACTAGAAGCTTGATCATTTTACTGATCTATTTCAGTGAAGataaaaattgtggttttccTATCAGTTTATATACAAGACGATGAGCTCTTTTCAGTGCACAAAATGACGAATCTCTCTGAAATAAGATGGGTTTCTTAGTCAGTTGAAAATGTCAACAGTGGTTTGgcttcattttctgaattaatgAATGATAATTGATAAGAAGGCAAGAATACCAGTGCAGACTCTCTGTTGTCAATTAAAGTGATGTGATGAAAAAGAGGCCAAAGATAGAGAAAGAAACTTTCTACATGTTCCTTTACACAACATCGTCAGTGAGGATATTTCTCGAAGTTTTAGAACAAAGAGAACAACAGAGAGatgctttttgaaattcgggtttaaaaatgagaaattgtaaataaatttcaatggATCCCCAAATTATACGAAATCTAGTGATCCCACCTCAAATGTtgtattcagaaaatttgaaagtgatttcaaaaaattagtttccagccgctgcaaCATGGATAAGTtggacaaatttcaaatgttaacTATTTGtaggtaatttttgttttcaatataaagttgcattatgaaattcggtgttttcagacaatttcgagtctaataa
This is a stretch of genomic DNA from Caenorhabditis elegans chromosome V. It encodes these proteins:
- the Y22F5A.11 gene encoding uncharacterized protein (Partially confirmed by transcript evidence) codes for the protein MSMHRERLKIIGILSFSQLTGTRSKWLWGNFIFDTLNIYQK
- the lys-1 gene encoding Lysozyme-like protein 1 (Confirmed by transcript evidence), which encodes MLKLAFVTFLFALASARPQDVDSNRVVALPQDNFEVTDIGFEKIKAEPAPEVVNNDASYAYAVDISVPTTVSQMNCLKTSRYAAVFIRGFTPFGSGAFDTTSVTSIRNAYSAGLGIEVYMTPQPLSSLQGYQQLDALYNGLNGNGITIRSVWIQVTSPANWQKSATTNVNFLNSIISRAKQYGLTVGIYTNQYDWSQITGNWATLSSDVLLWYWHVLGGGVTGETPATFDDFRAFGSFKKASVKQFAQVESVCSLTVNRDVYVVGIPAAASSKNTDFFTQEDISSNNKKIVVGGVIGV
- the lys-2 gene encoding Lysozyme-like protein 2 (Partially confirmed by transcript evidence); the encoded protein is MIKLLVSFTILFVLSSARPQEIDSNQAAIANTEANEAPVIVNNDASMGNAVDFSFPTNVQVMNCLKKAKYQVVFLRGFVPTGNGAFDSNCVGNIRNAYSAGLGIETYMTPQPISSWQGYQQLDLLYNGLNNNGITIRSVWIQVTSPANWPNNPTANVNFINSIISRAQQYGLSVGIYTNQYDWSQITGNSANINSNVMLWYWNVLGGGTSGETKPTFADFRAFGPFKKASVKQYAQVETVCNLVVNRDVYAVGIPAAAPKTEVNMADGEKIVVGGFVGN